The following DNA comes from Magnolia sinica isolate HGM2019 chromosome 18, MsV1, whole genome shotgun sequence.
ACATTTCTACATGTTATAAAAATCTTGTAGCTACAAAAGTGACTAATCAATCTTAAATGAGATTATGAAAGTCCATATATTTGAAGTAGGCGATGTGGATCAATCAAGTCCTCAAAAATAAGATGAAGAAGATTCTTTTGCTATAACTATTTGTATAACATATGCAACCATCCATCATGGGTGCAAGCATCATTTGGTGGTTAAGACGAAGCTCCCActtaggttatgcacaaccttaaTAATAGGAATAATCTTGCCGCTAGTTTTTCAAGGTTCCAATGATAAAAGTGGCAATGATCTAAAGAAATCAAGCTAATTCTATTTCTTAATGATAAAAGTGGCAATGCTAATCATATTAGTTGGATTTGATCATCAACGTTGACGCTAGTTGGATCCGATCATTAGCATTGACGATCACCATTGCTGATATATCCAATCATCAGCATTGACAATCACCGTTAATGATAGATCCAATCATCAGTGTTGACACACTGTTAATGATGGATCTAACCATTAGTGTTGATCATCAATGTTGACAATGGATCCGATCACTAATGGATCCACGATCAATAGTTATTAAGAGGGATTTACACCTACATGCACGCACGTCCAATTATCAATGGTAAAGCACTAGATCACGTTGGGTTACACATTTTGGCATTCTCTCCCAAAATGTATGGCCCACCTCATATAACCACATAACAAGACATGATCACTATATAAACATCCATTAAAATGTTCATAAAATCCAAACTTTTATTACTTAATGCCTTTTATTCTTAATCTATATATCGATCATCATCATCACAGGAGAGTCAGCCTGTTATCACAAAAACAGACCATGCCATGCGATGTATGCCTCTGAAAACCCTCAATTACTTCTCTGCACTTAGCCTAAATCAACCTACAAATGACTGATTAAAGGCCATTAATAAGATGCGCttaatctttttttaaaaaaaaaaaaagaaagaaagaaagaaaaaaaaaaagaacttgagCTTTCGTCAAGGCACATTTCAAGTTTTGCGCACAAATGTGAGGCCCATTTGCACTATCGAAATGCCCATGAACAACGTACTTTGGTCCCTACATTTTGGCACAAAGAATGGAATTAATTAGATGGTATCCCCTAGCCCATCAAATGCCACGTTAAGGGTTAATGGGCACCAGCCCAGATTTCTCCCCATACTATTAAAGTGACTATGGACAACATCTTTATTACATTTATGGTTGTCAATTAGTTTGATAAAATGGGGCCCACTGTCTGATGCTCATTCACGACGGCAAGCATGTTCTGGGCCCCTCAAACCAACAAATCGGACAGGCCCATTACAAATAATGTAGGCCCATCTGCCAAGCCCATCTCAACCTCATTCTTCTCCCTTTATCTGGTGGCCCCATAGCGGACAGGGAATGCTGCAGAAAACCCTCAGGACAGACCGTCCCAATCATGAACCATCCGATCGTTGATCTGCAATCGGATGGTATATATGAAACAGGAAGAAGACCCAACGGCTAGAGGAAACTCCTGGCCAATTTCCCATCCACAGCAAGGCCCGCCAGATGGATGACCAGTAACAgagaaaggtgggacccacaggtaCAAAATGACAGGCTCGATCAGCATCATCAGTTACATTAATTGAAAGAGGACTGGAATCATCTACACACCTGTTTTACGCAGCGTGTAAAATACCCAAGCTTTGTGCGCCCCATCATGTCCTATAGGtgatatccattccatccatcaggtttgatCCCTGATTCTAGGTCCTAGGGATAAAAATCAAccagatccacaactcaggtgagcTGCACCTCTGGGAACAATGGGAATGGGATGCAGCCATAGGTTCGTGTGTGAGGCCACCATGGTTGTGTGTATCTCTCatcaaaacttaggtaggccacgcCATGTGAACTTAGAGGTTTCGGGAGCATTTCTACATTGTTCCAATTGGTGTAGTGGCCCACTGAAGTCTTCTATCGGACGGTTCGAATAAGGTTTCTTGACTGATGGGCAgagtggatgtaacatatacaacatggtgggcctcacagataaCGATTTTGGCCCTACCGAAAGTAAATGTACTGTATAAAAAGAGGGGAAAAGGCCCAACCTCTGTCACAATGGAAGAAATTGAGGGTCCAAGGCCGCCGTTGTTGTCGTCATTGTCATGGAATAGCAGCGGCGGCAGTGAACGGGCCCTTCTCTCTACAATTTCTCCCCTTCTGTAGAAAGCTAGCTCCTTTGGAGACTGTTGGAATTCGGTAGAAGAGCGGGTGTTGATGGGGTTATATCTAGCTACTTTCATGGCAGATTCCTTCAACCTCTTGTGTGCGGCTTCTCCTTCGTTGGAGATGTATTTCAGAATTTCAAGCGTTTGTTCTAAAGGAATGCTTCTATCTCTGCCTTTGTTTTTTATTACGTCTATTCGGAAAGCTTGCTCGCGCTCAATGGACAGATCCAATTGTAGACCAAAATGGTATCTCCCATCACCACCATTCCTTTCTCCTTCGATTCCGTCAACAACAGCAGGAGAAGGATAAGAAGAAAGCGAAATGGAGAGATTTCTCATAGCATCAGTAGCAAGACCAACAGCAGCAGCGGAAGAAGAAAGAGGCATGGTGAGATAGAGAAACAAAGAGCGGATTCGTataaaaagcttttcaaaaaaaaaacaaaaaaaaacacagagATTGAAGGCCCAGCGCCCTGTTGGCTGGTAGCCAGGTAATTTCGACATATAGCAGCCTCCCTTTTGACTCAAGAGTCAAATCGGGCCCTcccttttaattttttctcaaataaCACCTATTTTCTATATATACCGTAAAACCAACAACAGGTTAAAATGGACAAGTAAAACATTAATGCCGTTATAGTTTACCgtgggtgatgcaggacaattaaccacttattctaaaagctcgaattgtaagagtatgacaaattaatccttttatctcatagcccaggctccacatctcatgggtttggACCTTGACTCCCTtcgtggaccccaaatcacatgggccgcctaccccgagtgtgtccccacatcccatggactatcccacttgagcccagtgtgaaatgcacattaatcacacccagtgaggagtctcaaacacgagacctcctgctctgataccaatttgaatcaagacaattaactacttgctctaaaagctcaaactgttacagtatggcgaattaatccctttatctcatagccctggccccatatctcatgggttagaacttcggccgaacccccttcgtgggccctaaatcacatgggccgcccaccctgagtgtgtccccgcatcccacgggctaccccactcgagctcggtgtgaaatgcgcattaattacTCTCGGTGAGGAGCATCAAACACtaaacctccctcgtgggccccaaatcacatgggtcactcatcccgagtgtgcccctgcatcccacaggcgaccccactcgagtccggtgtgaaaatgcccctgcattagttggCCATGGAAAAAGACATTTTTATACCAACGTCCTCTGTATGATGGCTAATATGCGCACGTGCACATGTGCTTGCTAGTGCTTACatagttttatgattttttttaatttttttttaaaattttttattttaaagttgGGCTCTAAGTTTCAAATTAATCACAAAGAAAACTTTATATTAAGATAAGCTAACATAGGAGAATTCATGTAAAACTTGGTTTTCACAATAGAATTAGAAATCAAAGCTTATAAATAATAAGAGAGGTTTTTAGCCCTCTTAATCTAAGCTAATTAAAAAACATGTGGAGCTACCCATCTATTACGCACACCTGAAACAATTTTAGAGAATGTGAGCCAAGTGTGTCCGCACGCGCATGGACAAGGGAGTGACGATCTAGGCCATTTATTATCAAGTCTGACTACTTAAAAGGAGTACTATTGTAGACACCTCATCCAAAACGAGACTTAGTTTTACTCTTCAATTTCAGCTGAGCTTTAGTGATAACACCACTGAGAGGTTGGACAGATGTGGGGGGATGATGCAGGACAGACGGTACATTTTGGGCAGATTCAAGAAATGTTGGACAGACCGGATTGGCCAATCCAGGGATTAACCAAACCGCCACCAGTCAAATCATCAGGGTCCCTCGAAAAGTAGCAAAATGAATATCATGGTTAAGTCTATCTCGGAGTGACCCAAGAAACTTCAGAAGCTCAGATGATTCAGTTAGGAAAGGTCCCTGGCACAACTTGAGGATGATTACAGAGCAGATTGGCACACGCATGGCCTAATTCACAAGGATGACAACCGATCTCTCAAGATGTCCTGACAACTTGAAAGTATACAATGAAGATAAAGCCATATTTTTCTGACTCCACCGGTATAAAAGGTCTATGAAAACTGATCCGGAAGGGTCTCCAGCCCCTCTAGAGATAATTAGTGGACTTGATTGGTTGATGCTCAAGGACCGGTAACCCATGGAATCCCGAGAACCTCGAAACCTCCAAATACAACAGCTACAGTGCAGGAAGTGATTAAGTTTTCAAAATAGGTACTTGAGGTACCAGTTATAAGAAAAACAACACCCCGCCATAGTAATGATAGCTTACTCAGGGTGAGCCCTCtaccataattaaaaaaaataaaatcaaacgtATGGGTCTTCAACCAGTGTCTAAAGCACTAGTTGAAGGTCTATTTAAAGccatcacaacaaaccattaggAAGCAATGGTAAGAGGCATAAAGGGTTTCTAAGCAAGTCGTGCTCGTTCAGAGGATTTAGAGTTGTCAGGGTTTTGATGAGCAACTACTGAAATGCTTCCACTAACAATCCTAAGGCCTCCTTTGTTAGGGTTGAGGCAGAAAGATAGAAAATTAATTACCTAAAGATATGCTTAAggtcgctatctttaaggcgatattcgcaccctactggtgattaaaccaatttacaAGAGGGTTACAATAAATCCGCCCTCAGGATACAATAAGTCTCTTCTTTAATATCGGAGAAATGTGAGTTTCGACCTACAAAACTGAAAAACCGcaccccgaacacacttttacagtGTACACCCTTGACTTCTATGCTATTACAATTTATCTCCTGAAAACTATTTGCAATTTACTGCTTGAAAACGTATTTGCAGTTTAGCGCTTGAAAACTGTAACTTTCCAAAAACCATCCAAaacgaaaatgaagaagaagaagaagatggagaggagattgttggaattgtgattttagattgacccaaagatggatttatatagaatcacaagaggTGCTTAAaacccttttcatgaaaagacatcttcttccatggtgtcttttcaataatggtggtgtcttttcaacaatggcatccttccgttttaaatataaataatgctccctttaccaagaggcaccaccattcacaaagaatggtcaccaacaatcaccaaaagccacaatccatttcccaaaaattctttatataaattaaaattcttttcttcttattttgaaaaaacccaacaatcccctactatttttcaaaatacagaggtcagagtatgtaaggaaaatatgtgTATAGGAGAAGGTTTCTTATGAACTTGAACCTTTACTTAGtgtaaacaaatcaaagttgAATCAGAATCCTTAGTGACTATAGTTTTGAACTAAGTATTCTATATGACACAACCGGACAtattacacacatatatttcaattgtcATGTGTTATAAAATTATAGCACATTAACGACCTTGTGCTCTGTCATGGATTCATTAGTTCATGAGAGTAGCCAAAACTCTCGATGTCACGCCCCAAGCTCGGAAACCGAgcttataaaattttcgatcgccaaattcggtactgacagcctccatagtacctcattctcagttCTCAGAgtacatacgccagattccggtcctgggatcttaaaaggaggattttccaatgtacatttatctcgtaatgagcataaccataagattatccaaatcacaaaggcatcatcattatcatatatccactaatataatcgtttgagcacaatgctgaaagggaaatacatatataaaaaaaaaaatcaaagctccagagatccgctacatgctccaagctcaacactgctgcaacctaacgccacctgcacgcatctatcgtgcataagcttatagaaagcttagtgggtggtgaaagtgtgtgcataaggtaagtgctaagtaagcaatatcagagtaatcagagtaagcgaaaatactgataaacccataatcatataatattagaaacactagcaagatcataaatcatacgaaatcagagtaatacgagaACATGCTGATAGACTCATAattaccatcagtcttatccaggctatgcgacgcagaaatataataaaaacaatatcatatactgatgaagcaatgtagattagctatacAATGTGGAGACAGCaaatcaaatatcagatgccgttgatgcaatgcaatatataaatcctgatgagtccacaaataccatcagtcgtatctGGGTTGTATAAatgcaaaaatatagtaacccaaaatatcatatgttgcagatgtaatgcgatatgcggtgcgaatggcataaccatactggagtgtgaagtcgggataatagtacgtagtatcacgggctatggggtccatcacaagagacttctatccaaaccagtcccatacctaaatttggatagtcagactcaatgtggtaaactcctgatcttaggttagtcacgcaccccaaccgaaatcctggccattgtgaaggtacacgtaacaaatagttgagcgccaccagcccgagtggatagtgaatgaatgaatgaatgagtatgcaacttctgctcaataagtccacatatcagtacggttcatctctgaaAAATtaccggggtttattacactcaaaaccagattgttgccccattgcgcgcaataaggtgagtggaagagacctcactatccgcctgccaatatcgggcctgactcgtcgatggcggacctattcctcgagctggtcagactcagcctagcattgccccctcttctcgggcaggtaaggccgtacccccttccaaccgaccacgataaagtgggagacacgacctaatgGTATGCGGcgctcatgcgctcatgcatccactcggtctagacgtttgagcaacctctggaaccaagagggtttagggactttcacccagggatatctatagtaccccatgtagaacagatttccagtgtcccatctggccatccatgaaatacctatggaggctacgaccctgatgtcgtcagggcgtacagtaatcacaacatacaacgcaagatgcatgagtcatacaatccaggcatgcatcaatcatgcgcataccatgtactcatgtgagacaatctccgcctatcagagagtctcataataacatgcccaatggcatatgcaatggtcaaccacatctcataacaaacatgcagatgatgcgtatgggcatgtatcgtgatgctatgctgtcacatactcataatcggtatcaataactggcaccgacaattagcatcgacaatcggcctcgataatgtggacatgtaaccaacattgcccccaaagagtagcccacatagagcctaacatatagtggacccatagcctcacacaagggcccaatacgcaccatgatgggcctcaaaGACGGGCCGCATATAAATCAAATtggcctcaaacacgggtcgcatatacatcatataggtctcgacaatcagtctcagccctcgatactcggccttaaaaatcggaatcgacctcgatactcggcctaaAAAATTGGAATtgacttatacaatcggcctcgacaagcggaatcggcctatacaatcggcctcaacaaatcggaatcgtcctcggaatcgacaatcagaatcagcctcgacaatcggaattggaatccacaatcagaatcggcttcgacaatcagaattggcaaatcggtcacgtcaatcagaatcggcaatcgatcatgataatcggcctcgatcgttaatcggcaatcgaccacgacaatcggaattaatcaataatcagaatcggcaaatcagtcatgtcaatcagaatcggcaatcggtctcgataatcagaattagcaaatcggtcatgtcaatcggaatcggcaatcagtcgtgataatcggcctcgatcgataatcggcagtcggccatgacaatcggaatcgatcaaaaatcagaatcggcgaatcagtcacgtcaatcggaatcggcaatcggtcataataatcggcctcgatcactaatcggcaatcggccacgacaatcagaatcgatcaataatcaaaattggcaaatcggtcacgttaatcagaatcgacaatcagtcgtaataatcagcctcgatcgctaatcggtaattggtcacgacaatcggaatcgatcaataatcagaatcgacaaatcggtcacgttaatcagaatcggcaatcagtcatgataatcggcctcgattgctaatcgacaatcggtcaaacaaggcctaagggaaggtcacaatgtggacgttaaaccatcattgcctatcaatgtggccaTTAAACCAATAtcgctcccaagaagtggcccacgtAACATTAtttcatacattatagtgaaatcccACCTTACATCGgtccacacattcatcgcattgggccttatacatcacgttgggccttattacatgggtctaatacacaacactatgggccactcacatgggcctactatacaTCACTTTaagccgcatcatatgggcctaatacacaacactatgggccgctcacatgggcctactacacaacactatgggccactcacatgggcctactgcacaacactatgggccgcatcacatgggcctactacacaacactatgggcc
Coding sequences within:
- the LOC131232421 gene encoding uncharacterized protein LOC131232421, coding for MPLSSSAAAVGLATDAMRNLSISLSSYPSPAVVDGIEGERNGGDGRYHFGLQLDLSIEREQAFRIDVIKNKGRDRSIPLEQTLEILKYISNEGEAAHKRLKESAMKVARYNPINTRSSTEFQQSPKELAFYRRGEIVERRARSLPPLLFHDNDDNNGGLGPSISSIVTEGLPKRSNLMETKRKSSKASDNASLLTQPHGSQPSLLQSVELRCHICQVHCMSAFNLQEHFQGKKHQEKCRQYDQQ